The following are from one region of the Melioribacteraceae bacterium 4301-Me genome:
- a CDS encoding 1-deoxy-D-xylulose-5-phosphate reductoisomerase: MKKILILGSTGSIGTSALEVISEFRDEFKVVGLTVNKNIDLIEKQINEFGPEAVCVKDELKAKDLKKRIGSKCKIFEGANGLIELSSTIDYDILLSSLVGFAGLAPTLEAIKRGKRIALANKETLVAAGELVIEMCKKYGSQIIPVDSEHSAVFQCLSGENKQHVKKLILTASGGPFLNKNINELSSVTIDAALNHPNWKMGNKITIDSATMMNKGLEVIEAHWLFNLEKGKIEVLIHPQSIIHSMVEFVDGSIKAQLSKPDMRIPILYALTYPERYTFNQINTDLKKIHELTFFEPDFNKFECLKLAYDVMDEGGTKPCIMNAANEVAVHNFLSGKMNFLQIPVLIKDALNKIEAKKITDLETIFECDIKTREYLQKKYN; encoded by the coding sequence ATGAAAAAAATTTTAATACTTGGTTCTACGGGTTCAATTGGAACAAGCGCACTTGAAGTAATTAGTGAATTCAGAGATGAATTCAAGGTAGTGGGTCTAACTGTAAATAAAAATATCGATTTAATAGAAAAGCAAATTAATGAATTTGGACCCGAGGCTGTTTGTGTAAAAGATGAATTAAAAGCTAAGGACCTAAAAAAGAGAATTGGTAGTAAGTGCAAAATTTTTGAGGGTGCTAACGGCTTAATAGAATTAAGCTCGACTATAGACTACGATATTTTGCTTTCGTCCCTTGTAGGATTTGCTGGCTTAGCTCCAACCTTAGAGGCAATAAAAAGAGGGAAGAGAATTGCACTTGCAAACAAAGAAACATTAGTTGCAGCTGGAGAATTAGTAATTGAAATGTGCAAAAAATACGGTTCCCAAATAATACCAGTAGATTCAGAACATAGTGCGGTATTTCAATGTTTATCTGGTGAAAACAAACAGCATGTTAAAAAATTAATTCTAACTGCATCGGGTGGTCCATTCTTAAATAAAAATATAAATGAATTATCTTCGGTTACAATTGATGCAGCTCTTAATCACCCCAACTGGAAAATGGGAAATAAAATCACAATTGACTCAGCAACCATGATGAATAAAGGACTTGAAGTTATAGAAGCTCATTGGCTTTTTAATTTAGAAAAGGGAAAAATAGAAGTACTTATTCATCCTCAATCAATAATACATTCTATGGTAGAATTTGTTGATGGATCAATTAAAGCTCAATTAAGCAAACCTGATATGAGAATTCCTATTCTATATGCTTTAACTTATCCGGAAAGATATACTTTTAATCAAATAAATACGGATTTAAAAAAAATTCATGAACTTACATTTTTCGAGCCAGATTTTAATAAATTTGAATGCCTGAAATTAGCTTACGATGTAATGGACGAAGGTGGAACTAAGCCTTGCATTATGAATGCCGCTAACGAGGTGGCTGTCCATAATTTCCTTTCAGGTAAAATGAATTTTTTGCAAATTCCAGTGTTAATTAAAGATGCCTTAAACAAAATTGAAGCTAAAAAAATAACTGACCTTGAAACAATATTTGAATGTGATATTAAAACAAGAGAATATTTACAAAAAAAGTATAACTAA
- a CDS encoding TonB-dependent receptor plug domain-containing protein, whose translation MYRLIYILLILCFSVNLINAQEKEYTLNEIVVTAERIPVTFENLARTVTILSAEEIKSLPVDNVTDLLKYINGVDLKTRGFEGVQSDAGIRGGTFEQTLILIDGVKIIDPQTGHHNLNIPLSLNDIERIEVLKGQGSKVFGANAFGGVINIITKNYDTNTFAISTLGGEHNLYNIDLSSSFPLSFVNSNFSFEKKKSSGYTYNTDFEITNFSLNQNYSILSSKTKLFAGYIDKKFGANNFYSDLFPNQWEHTKTAIINLSSEINSKGFSITPKFYWRRNDDDFILDKLRPEYYRNRHKTFSYGGEVQASVKNELGVTTFGGELNEQKISSTNLGSHSRFNSGVFIEQYFDSIERLTFSVGLWGYNYSQIGWKFWPGFDVAYRISSNSKIYVSFGEAFRIPTFTELYYVSPANIGNPNLTYEKVTNYELGFTFNQNYYTTSLSIFYKDGNNIIDWARASKNSPWRVENISNVKTSGLELSLIIFPFQLFSSFPITKLNINYTYLSTNRSTGVYESKYLIDYLRHQLIVNIDNNLFWGLTQNWVLTFRDRINFNSQFIVDTQISKSFRNFNSSIRITNLFNKKYSDYSGVILPGRWITAGLSFSLKY comes from the coding sequence ATGTATAGATTAATATATATTCTTCTGATTCTTTGTTTCTCCGTTAATTTGATCAATGCTCAAGAAAAAGAATACACACTTAATGAAATTGTAGTTACAGCGGAACGAATACCCGTAACATTTGAAAATCTTGCAAGAACTGTAACAATTCTTTCAGCTGAAGAAATAAAAAGTCTCCCTGTTGATAACGTAACTGATTTGCTAAAGTATATTAATGGTGTTGATTTAAAGACAAGAGGTTTTGAAGGTGTGCAATCAGATGCTGGCATACGCGGAGGCACTTTTGAACAAACACTAATTTTAATTGACGGCGTTAAAATTATAGATCCTCAAACAGGCCATCATAACCTTAATATTCCGCTTTCCTTAAATGATATCGAGAGAATTGAAGTATTGAAGGGACAAGGCTCTAAAGTCTTTGGGGCCAATGCTTTCGGCGGCGTAATAAATATTATTACAAAAAATTATGATACTAATACTTTTGCCATTTCTACTCTCGGGGGTGAGCACAATTTGTATAACATTGATTTGTCTTCATCTTTTCCATTATCTTTTGTAAATAGTAATTTTTCATTCGAGAAAAAGAAATCAAGCGGTTACACTTATAATACAGATTTTGAAATTACCAACTTCTCACTAAACCAGAATTATTCTATTCTCAGTAGCAAAACAAAATTGTTTGCTGGTTATATCGATAAAAAATTTGGTGCGAATAATTTCTATTCAGACCTTTTTCCAAATCAATGGGAACACACTAAAACAGCCATCATTAATTTATCTTCAGAAATAAACTCAAAAGGTTTTTCTATAACTCCAAAATTCTACTGGAGAAGAAACGATGACGATTTTATATTGGATAAATTACGTCCCGAATATTACAGAAACAGACATAAGACATTTTCTTATGGCGGTGAAGTTCAGGCCTCCGTTAAAAATGAATTAGGAGTTACCACGTTCGGTGGTGAATTGAACGAGCAGAAAATATCGAGTACGAATTTGGGTAGCCACAGTAGATTTAATTCGGGAGTTTTTATTGAACAGTACTTTGATAGCATTGAACGTTTAACTTTTTCAGTAGGACTTTGGGGTTATAATTATTCACAGATTGGATGGAAATTTTGGCCTGGTTTTGACGTAGCATATCGAATCTCATCAAATTCAAAAATTTACGTCTCATTTGGGGAAGCCTTTAGAATCCCTACTTTTACTGAATTGTATTATGTTAGTCCAGCTAATATTGGCAATCCGAACTTAACTTACGAAAAAGTAACTAACTATGAATTGGGATTTACCTTCAATCAAAATTATTACACTACTTCGCTGAGTATATTTTACAAAGACGGCAACAACATAATTGATTGGGCAAGAGCTTCTAAAAATTCACCATGGCGAGTTGAAAATATATCAAACGTTAAAACGAGCGGATTAGAATTATCCTTAATTATTTTCCCTTTTCAATTATTCTCTTCGTTCCCTATAACAAAGCTTAATATTAACTATACATATTTATCTACTAATCGGTCAACAGGAGTTTATGAATCTAAATACCTCATCGATTATTTAAGACATCAGCTCATAGTAAATATAGATAACAATTTATTTTGGGGATTAACTCAAAATTGGGTTCTTACTTTTAGAGATAGAATAAATTTTAATTCTCAATTTATTGTAGATACACAAATCAGCAAGAGCTTTAGAAATTTTAATTCTTCCATAAGAATAACAAATCTTTTTAACAAAAAGTATTCTGATTATTCTGGAGTTATTTTACCAGGTAGATGGATAACTGCGGGGTTAAGTTTTTCACTTAAATATTGA
- a CDS encoding DUF1579 domain-containing protein, with protein MKLIKSILVVTIVSFTIPIFAQENQQEYNEQMKLWTEYMSPGNMHKQMAKLAGNWKTTNKMWMNPNSEPSITEGNAVIETLLGGRYFKTTHTGNFMGMPFEGFSIEAYDNALQEFSSIWIDNFGTGMMYLRGKYDEPTKTITYVGASVDPIQKKEMKVKEVFKFVDDNNFSMEMYMLNGDKEVKTMEINYTRSM; from the coding sequence ATGAAACTAATAAAGTCAATTTTAGTTGTTACTATAGTATCTTTTACGATTCCAATATTTGCTCAGGAAAATCAACAAGAATATAATGAACAAATGAAGTTGTGGACGGAATATATGTCGCCTGGCAACATGCACAAGCAAATGGCGAAATTAGCAGGCAACTGGAAAACCACAAATAAAATGTGGATGAATCCTAATTCTGAACCGTCTATAACAGAAGGTAATGCTGTTATAGAAACGCTATTAGGAGGTAGATATTTTAAGACAACGCATACTGGTAATTTTATGGGAATGCCATTTGAAGGCTTCAGTATTGAAGCTTACGATAATGCTCTGCAAGAATTTTCTTCAATTTGGATAGATAATTTTGGCACTGGGATGATGTATTTAAGAGGCAAATATGACGAACCAACAAAAACAATAACATATGTTGGCGCTTCTGTGGACCCAATTCAAAAAAAGGAAATGAAAGTAAAAGAAGTATTCAAATTCGTTGATGACAATAATTTTTCTATGGAAATGTATATGCTTAATGGAGACAAAGAAGTCAAAACAATGGAAATTAATTATACAAGAAGTATGTGA
- the rseP gene encoding RIP metalloprotease RseP has product MEYIIYFVITIGILVFVHEFGHFAAAKITKMRVDVFAIGFGKRLFGWNKLTGFTFGDLPKDFDGQGNTDYRLSLLPLGGYVKIAGMVDESFDTQFADKEPQPYEFRSKPTIQKLFVITAGVMMNLTLTLGVFWGINFFQGKQIFKSTTISRIEKDSFAEKAGFNSYDKILSVNDKPVKNWEDIFNYLLVSDISANATVLVERNGKKVELNIPRSLITKYSHEGFLLFPYPTQPIIQEVMNNSPADSAGIKIGDIFLSLNGIAVTDKQQVVDIISSNKGKKISLTYLRGQDTLHTLVRPSSEGKIGIAVTNTYTGDYEYTTYGVIGSLTQAVKNIGQYTYLTLSMLKNVIVGKVAFNQAFGGPVKIAQYAARSADTGAISFLYFLAMLSLSLAIINILPFPVLDGGHFVIILLEGIFRKELPLKVKVAIQNTGFIILLLLMAFIIYSDIISL; this is encoded by the coding sequence ATGGAATACATAATTTATTTTGTAATCACAATTGGGATATTAGTTTTTGTGCATGAGTTCGGGCATTTTGCAGCTGCAAAAATTACAAAAATGAGAGTTGATGTTTTCGCTATAGGATTCGGCAAAAGATTATTTGGATGGAACAAATTAACTGGCTTTACATTTGGCGATTTGCCTAAAGATTTCGATGGACAAGGAAATACAGATTACAGACTTAGTTTGCTTCCTTTAGGCGGCTATGTAAAAATTGCCGGCATGGTCGATGAAAGCTTTGACACACAATTTGCCGATAAAGAACCTCAACCCTATGAATTCAGATCAAAACCTACGATTCAAAAATTATTTGTAATTACTGCCGGCGTAATGATGAACTTGACACTTACGCTCGGCGTTTTCTGGGGAATTAATTTCTTTCAAGGCAAACAAATTTTTAAGTCTACTACAATAAGTAGAATTGAAAAGGACAGCTTCGCTGAAAAAGCCGGTTTTAATTCTTATGACAAGATTTTATCTGTTAATGATAAACCTGTCAAAAATTGGGAGGATATTTTCAACTACCTGCTTGTAAGTGATATATCGGCAAATGCTACCGTCTTGGTTGAACGCAATGGCAAAAAGGTTGAGTTGAACATCCCGCGATCATTAATTACTAAATATTCCCATGAGGGATTTTTACTTTTCCCTTACCCGACTCAACCAATTATTCAAGAGGTAATGAACAACTCCCCTGCAGATTCTGCAGGCATCAAAATTGGTGACATATTCCTATCATTAAATGGAATTGCTGTTACTGATAAACAACAAGTTGTAGATATTATTTCTTCCAATAAAGGCAAAAAAATTTCATTAACTTATTTACGCGGTCAAGATACTCTGCATACCTTAGTAAGACCAAGCTCAGAAGGTAAAATTGGAATTGCAGTAACTAACACTTATACAGGAGATTACGAGTATACTACCTATGGAGTTATTGGTTCTTTAACTCAAGCAGTTAAAAATATTGGGCAATACACCTATTTAACACTTAGTATGCTAAAAAATGTTATAGTTGGCAAAGTTGCATTCAATCAAGCTTTTGGAGGACCAGTTAAAATTGCTCAATATGCAGCACGCTCAGCTGATACAGGCGCAATTTCTTTTCTTTATTTTCTTGCTATGCTAAGTCTAAGTTTAGCAATTATAAACATTTTGCCTTTCCCTGTTTTAGACGGCGGGCACTTCGTAATTATTTTACTTGAAGGAATTTTTAGAAAAGAACTGCCGCTTAAAGTAAAAGTTGCTATTCAAAACACGGGTTTTATTATCTTGCTTTTGTTGATGGCATTTATAATTTACAGCGATATTATTAGTCTATAA
- a CDS encoding APC family permease — translation MENKNNANHLIRGLGLTACTMIVAGSMIGSGIFRKPSSMAAQLMSPELLIIVWVVAGFITLIGAAVNSEIAGMISETGGQFIYFKEMYGDFTAYLYGWSVLSVIQTGSQAAIAYAFAEYVGYFFKFPDLPKAFQNFSLYMPLVGNIHPFVDFGTKSIAILCIIFLTGINYVGVVFGGAVQTVVTYIKIGTMIILSAVLLIFGRGNVSNIYTGFSMPQESFPTIFAAVGLALSGAFWAYDGWNNLTFVSGEVKNPQRNVSLGLLFGTLIVIAVYVLINLAYLYVLPIDEMAKSPLVAASATEKIFGNLGGSIISIAVIISTFGALNGSILSTARVQFAMAEKNLFFTTLGKVHPKFKTPHVSLVVQGIWSAVLVLSGSFDTITDYVMFAAWMFYMLGAAGVFILRKRMPEKHRPFKVWGYPYLPILFVIFAFVFLVNTVISDTSNAMMGLILVLSGSPFYFYWKYKK, via the coding sequence ATGGAAAATAAAAATAATGCAAATCATTTAATTAGGGGATTAGGATTAACTGCTTGCACAATGATTGTAGCCGGCTCAATGATTGGTTCAGGAATTTTTCGTAAGCCATCATCAATGGCAGCGCAGTTAATGTCGCCCGAATTGTTAATTATAGTCTGGGTGGTTGCGGGTTTTATTACTTTAATTGGAGCAGCAGTAAATTCAGAAATAGCGGGAATGATTTCTGAAACTGGTGGACAGTTTATTTACTTCAAAGAAATGTACGGTGATTTTACAGCTTACCTTTATGGTTGGTCAGTTTTATCAGTAATACAAACTGGAAGTCAGGCTGCTATTGCTTATGCTTTCGCAGAATATGTTGGCTACTTTTTTAAATTTCCAGACTTACCAAAAGCATTTCAAAATTTTTCATTATATATGCCTCTTGTTGGTAACATACACCCTTTTGTTGATTTCGGTACAAAATCAATCGCAATTTTATGTATTATTTTTTTAACAGGAATAAACTATGTGGGCGTAGTTTTTGGAGGCGCCGTTCAAACTGTTGTTACATACATAAAAATTGGAACTATGATTATACTTTCTGCAGTGCTATTAATATTTGGTAGAGGGAATGTATCTAATATCTATACTGGTTTTAGTATGCCTCAAGAATCATTTCCCACAATTTTTGCTGCAGTGGGACTTGCACTTTCAGGTGCGTTCTGGGCTTACGATGGCTGGAACAATTTAACTTTCGTATCTGGTGAAGTAAAAAACCCTCAAAGAAATGTTTCACTTGGTTTATTGTTTGGAACTTTAATTGTTATTGCCGTTTATGTATTAATTAATCTTGCTTATCTATATGTGCTCCCGATAGATGAAATGGCAAAATCGCCGCTTGTAGCTGCAAGTGCAACGGAGAAAATTTTTGGAAATTTAGGCGGCTCAATAATTTCTATTGCTGTTATAATTTCAACATTTGGTGCTCTTAATGGAAGCATACTTTCAACTGCTCGAGTACAATTTGCAATGGCAGAAAAGAATTTATTTTTTACTACCCTAGGAAAGGTTCATCCAAAATTTAAAACACCGCATGTTTCACTTGTAGTACAAGGTATTTGGTCAGCTGTATTAGTCTTATCAGGTTCATTTGATACAATTACTGATTACGTAATGTTTGCAGCATGGATGTTTTACATGTTGGGAGCCGCTGGAGTATTTATTTTGCGAAAAAGAATGCCGGAAAAACACAGACCATTCAAAGTTTGGGGTTATCCATATCTACCAATTCTTTTTGTAATATTTGCTTTTGTGTTCTTAGTTAATACTGTTATCTCTGATACATCCAATGCAATGATGGGATTAATACTTGTCCTTTCAGGCTCGCCGTTTTACTTTTATTGGAAATATAAAAAGTAA
- a CDS encoding T9SS type A sorting domain-containing protein has protein sequence MNKNRLILFLTLFIAAITFLVGREFRVNKIPNGSINSCSNCHFNPSGGGPRNPFGQAVETRVTPGGFEDFWDSSLAAMDSDGDGFSNGQELQDPNGLWRPGQPNPGDPSKVTNPGDPFSKPNISDVANNNIIPSKFLLSQNYPNPFNPTTTINFNLPVSSHVKLDVFDILGRYVTTLVNEEKAAGSYTVKFDANGLANGIYIYRIKANNYIDSKKMLLLK, from the coding sequence ATGAATAAAAATAGATTAATACTTTTTTTAACGTTATTTATTGCTGCGATAACATTTTTAGTGGGTCGCGAATTTAGAGTAAATAAAATTCCCAATGGAAGTATTAATTCATGCTCTAATTGTCATTTTAACCCTTCCGGCGGCGGTCCTAGAAATCCTTTTGGACAAGCAGTAGAAACAAGAGTAACTCCAGGCGGCTTTGAAGATTTTTGGGATTCGTCATTAGCAGCAATGGATTCTGATGGCGATGGCTTTAGTAATGGACAGGAATTGCAAGATCCTAATGGACTGTGGCGACCTGGTCAGCCTAATCCTGGTGACCCATCTAAAGTTACAAACCCCGGCGACCCTTTTAGCAAACCTAATATTTCCGATGTGGCTAATAATAATATCATTCCATCTAAATTCTTACTTTCTCAAAATTACCCTAATCCTTTTAATCCCACCACTACTATTAATTTTAACTTGCCAGTAAGTTCTCATGTTAAACTGGATGTATTTGACATTCTTGGCAGATATGTCACTACTTTAGTAAATGAAGAAAAAGCAGCTGGCAGCTATACAGTGAAATTCGATGCAAATGGACTTGCTAACGGAATTTACATTTATAGAATTAAAGCTAATAATTATATAGACAGCAAAAAAATGTTGCTGCTGAAATGA
- a CDS encoding energy transducer TonB: MKTKIIMPIIAVSFLLAHCKSEKSSIEIVPNYDEIYFDAERVDIPAKEIKDNEVNEMIKKIGASLKERVGAKITKAAVYKFAIKLYLNEDGKIDKVRFDNPSKFDFTIDTSNSVIFKSDNDVRQKILSVLENYRFKPAVKSGVNVKFSKDLVFVVKLFTDGSVKEYFPDLAAQYNEKDYLFAAEQMPSPIGGIAEIAKKIVYPEAAKQAGIEGKVFVKAYVDEKGNVVKAEIIKGIGYGCDEAAINAVNNTKFTPGVKDGKPVKTQVAVPILFKIK, encoded by the coding sequence ATGAAAACAAAAATTATAATGCCAATAATAGCAGTATCATTTCTTCTTGCACATTGTAAATCAGAGAAATCAAGTATTGAAATAGTACCCAACTATGATGAAATTTACTTTGATGCAGAGAGAGTAGATATTCCAGCTAAAGAAATAAAAGATAATGAAGTTAATGAAATGATTAAAAAAATAGGTGCTTCACTTAAAGAAAGAGTGGGTGCTAAAATTACTAAAGCTGCTGTTTACAAATTTGCAATAAAACTTTATTTAAATGAAGATGGGAAAATCGATAAGGTGAGATTTGATAATCCATCCAAATTCGATTTTACGATTGACACTTCCAATTCTGTTATCTTTAAAAGCGATAACGATGTTCGTCAAAAAATATTGTCTGTTTTAGAAAATTATCGATTTAAACCGGCAGTTAAGAGCGGAGTTAATGTTAAATTTTCTAAAGACCTTGTATTTGTTGTTAAGCTATTTACTGATGGAAGTGTAAAAGAATACTTTCCTGACTTAGCTGCTCAATATAATGAGAAAGATTATCTTTTTGCAGCTGAACAAATGCCTTCACCAATTGGAGGTATTGCAGAGATAGCAAAAAAAATCGTTTATCCAGAAGCCGCAAAACAGGCTGGCATAGAAGGGAAGGTGTTTGTAAAGGCTTATGTAGATGAAAAAGGAAATGTTGTTAAAGCAGAAATTATTAAAGGCATCGGCTACGGATGTGATGAGGCGGCAATTAATGCAGTAAATAATACAAAATTTACTCCAGGTGTTAAAGATGGCAAACCTGTTAAAACTCAAGTTGCAGTACCAATATTGTTTAAAATAAAGTGA
- a CDS encoding RNA polymerase sigma factor has product MSNTTKNIIEFTLIYNKYKKNIFNFSLRMLNNRMVCEDIVQDVFMRLFENMDNIRNKNSIQFWLFKTVRNEIYNYFRTKKIRVDQFNVEDTDELEAPSEEKLHDEYESKELKQLILSELQKIPFEQSEVFYLKEYGELSYKEIAAVMDITEDLVKSRLFKTRQKLIKRLTKILNEQR; this is encoded by the coding sequence TTGAGTAACACCACCAAAAATATTATTGAGTTTACTCTTATTTATAACAAGTACAAAAAAAATATCTTCAATTTTTCTCTGAGGATGCTCAATAACAGAATGGTATGCGAAGATATAGTTCAAGATGTTTTTATGAGACTGTTTGAAAATATGGATAACATAAGGAATAAAAACAGTATTCAATTTTGGCTCTTTAAAACAGTGCGAAATGAAATTTATAATTATTTCAGAACCAAAAAGATAAGAGTAGATCAATTTAATGTTGAGGATACAGACGAACTTGAAGCGCCATCTGAAGAAAAATTACACGATGAGTATGAAAGTAAAGAACTCAAGCAATTAATTCTGAGCGAACTGCAAAAAATACCTTTTGAACAAAGCGAGGTTTTTTATTTAAAAGAATATGGTGAATTAAGTTATAAAGAAATTGCAGCGGTAATGGATATTACAGAAGACCTTGTTAAAAGCAGATTGTTTAAAACAAGACAGAAGTTAATTAAACGACTTACAAAAATATTAAATGAACAAAGGTAA
- a CDS encoding glycoside hydrolase family 47 protein, whose protein sequence is MKAKLLLLFYIFLQFGISIQTFCTNNRSFTEKDLVTVNLADSFKTNNKVDKVHYAELIKKEFLHAWQGYRKFAWAHDELKPLSKSYNDWYGQSLFITPVDAFDTMILMGLKKEAADAKELILQNLSFDKNIFVQNFEITIRLLGGLLSAFELDGDRRFLTLAEDLGKRLLPVFNSKTGMPYVYVNLKTGETKNEINNPAEIGTLMLEFGTLSALTRNPIYYHKAKRAVVELFKRRSKIGLIGSEINVNTGEWVNTKSHISGMIDSYYEYLLKSYLLFGDKDFKVMFDSSMNAVNKYLADSANANLWYATVDMKTGEKILTTFGALDAFLPAVFCLSGDVKRAESLMESCFKMWKDFGIEPEKFDYENMNIINPQYLLRPENVESAYYLYHFTKNEKYINIGKYYFESIVKYCKTKDAFAALKNVTTKEKQDIMPSFFLAETLKYLYLLFTDEDETNFDKVIFNTEAHPLKKIHETK, encoded by the coding sequence ATGAAAGCAAAGTTGTTACTGTTGTTTTATATTTTTTTACAATTTGGTATTTCAATACAAACTTTCTGTACTAATAATAGAAGTTTTACAGAAAAGGATTTGGTGACTGTTAATTTGGCCGACAGCTTTAAAACAAATAATAAAGTGGACAAAGTACATTATGCTGAGCTAATCAAAAAAGAATTTTTGCATGCTTGGCAGGGTTATAGAAAATTTGCCTGGGCTCATGACGAGTTAAAACCACTTAGCAAATCTTATAATGACTGGTATGGTCAATCCCTATTTATAACACCAGTAGATGCTTTTGATACAATGATTCTAATGGGATTAAAAAAAGAGGCTGCAGATGCAAAGGAATTAATTTTACAAAACCTTTCATTTGATAAAAATATTTTTGTGCAAAATTTTGAGATTACAATTCGTTTGTTGGGGGGACTTCTTTCTGCTTTTGAATTAGATGGGGATAGAAGATTTTTGACCCTAGCTGAAGATTTAGGCAAAAGACTGCTGCCGGTTTTTAATTCTAAGACTGGTATGCCCTATGTTTATGTAAATTTAAAAACTGGTGAGACAAAAAATGAAATTAACAATCCAGCTGAAATCGGGACACTGATGCTTGAATTTGGAACACTAAGTGCTTTAACAAGGAACCCAATTTATTATCATAAAGCTAAACGGGCTGTTGTAGAATTATTTAAAAGAAGATCAAAAATCGGCCTTATCGGGTCAGAAATTAATGTGAATACAGGTGAATGGGTAAATACAAAAAGTCATATCAGCGGCATGATTGATTCTTACTACGAGTACCTTTTGAAAAGCTACCTTTTGTTTGGCGATAAAGATTTTAAGGTAATGTTTGATTCAAGTATGAATGCGGTTAATAAATATTTAGCAGATAGTGCAAATGCAAATCTTTGGTATGCAACGGTGGATATGAAAACAGGTGAAAAAATATTAACAACATTTGGGGCATTGGATGCATTTTTGCCCGCTGTATTTTGTTTAAGTGGCGATGTTAAAAGAGCAGAAAGCTTGATGGAATCGTGTTTTAAAATGTGGAAAGATTTTGGAATTGAACCAGAAAAATTTGATTATGAAAATATGAACATAATTAATCCACAATACCTGTTAAGACCAGAAAATGTTGAATCTGCTTATTACTTGTATCATTTCACAAAAAATGAAAAATATATTAACATAGGCAAATATTACTTTGAAAGCATTGTCAAATACTGTAAAACAAAAGATGCTTTTGCGGCACTTAAAAATGTTACCACAAAAGAAAAGCAAGATATAATGCCAAGTTTCTTTTTAGCTGAGACACTAAAATATCTTTATCTTCTTTTTACCGATGAAGATGAAACAAATTTTGATAAAGTAATTTTTAATACCGAAGCACATCCATTAAAAAAAATTCATGAAACAAAATAA